A part of Desulfurococcaceae archaeon genomic DNA contains:
- a CDS encoding DUF4350 domain-containing protein — MKSNIIVIALLILIAVSQATVAVEVFTEYDPPSVSNMKPGGLSQFYTENFAKVIVVKDAVDVYGKHPSRHALLIPGLGTAIDAISFQRILKWVEEGGILVLMDETDKSAGLLQRLGLVPSSTTELEVEDARCVVNGLEINVTFNKYVTLRKAAEGGLMEPVCTIRGDVVAWKINYGGGVIYVLGDSSLVINEMVDYPDIKSRNVEFLNALTSHRKIIIYDTYTAKRQVFLENVMGALSLLVRAATRGAELVKEGDLLIRVAVYVSLPALVTLILASSIIPLPLVTTERRAVDTYKVVNAVKKEVEKYSKR, encoded by the coding sequence TTGAAGAGTAATATCATCGTAATAGCACTCCTCATCCTAATCGCGGTATCCCAGGCAACGGTAGCCGTGGAGGTCTTCACCGAGTACGACCCCCCATCCGTGAGCAACATGAAACCCGGGGGCTTGTCCCAGTTCTACACCGAGAACTTCGCGAAAGTAATAGTCGTCAAGGACGCTGTAGACGTGTACGGTAAGCACCCCTCCCGGCACGCGCTACTGATACCGGGGCTTGGAACGGCTATTGATGCCATAAGCTTCCAAAGAATCCTTAAGTGGGTTGAAGAAGGGGGCATCCTGGTCTTAATGGACGAGACAGATAAATCAGCGGGCTTGTTGCAGAGGCTTGGACTAGTCCCTTCAAGCACTACGGAGCTAGAAGTGGAGGATGCGAGGTGCGTGGTCAACGGGCTGGAAATCAACGTTACGTTTAACAAGTACGTTACGTTGCGCAAGGCGGCGGAAGGCGGGCTAATGGAGCCTGTTTGCACGATTAGGGGTGACGTGGTAGCGTGGAAGATCAACTACGGTGGGGGAGTCATCTACGTGCTGGGGGATTCGAGCCTAGTAATAAACGAGATGGTAGATTACCCCGACATAAAGAGCAGGAACGTAGAGTTCCTGAACGCCTTGACGTCGCACAGGAAGATCATAATATACGACACCTACACGGCGAAAAGGCAGGTTTTCCTCGAGAACGTGATGGGCGCCCTCTCACTACTAGTGCGCGCGGCGACGAGAGGGGCTGAACTGGTTAAAGAAGGGGACTTACTAATTAGGGTGGCCGTTTACGTCTCGTTGCCGGCGCTGGTAACGCTGATCCTGGCATCCTCGATCATACCGCTACCGCTGGTTACCACTGAGAGAAGGGCGGTGGATACCTATAAAGTCGTTAACGCCGTTAAGAAAGAGGTGGAAAAGTACTCTAAGAGGTAG
- a CDS encoding MoxR family ATPase: MEGLSKRIPSLIRTIEEKVKGKTKEIELTIATLLSEGHALLEGVPGVAKTHMAKTVALALGLGFKRVQATPDMLPSDIIGSVVYDARRNEFVFRKGPIFTNVLFVDEINRLPPKTQSALLEAMQELQVTVEGVTYSLPKPFLVIATMNPIEIEGTFPLSEAQVDRFLAKISIGYPPVEDTVAILDNYYEITDLSNVKPVLNAEDISSLVEAVKKVYVERNILKYIAYIVEATRKHPWVKLGASPRGAIALYKLSKSIAFMRGRDYVTPDDLKYVAKAALSHRIILKPEAKISGIAPESVIDDVLEKVEVP; the protein is encoded by the coding sequence GTGGAGGGCTTGAGCAAGCGGATCCCATCGTTGATTAGAACGATCGAGGAGAAGGTCAAGGGCAAGACGAAGGAAATAGAGCTAACAATAGCTACGCTGCTTTCCGAAGGCCACGCGTTGTTAGAGGGTGTTCCGGGCGTGGCGAAAACGCACATGGCTAAGACCGTGGCGCTGGCCCTAGGACTGGGCTTCAAGAGAGTACAAGCGACGCCCGACATGCTTCCCTCCGACATAATAGGCTCGGTGGTTTACGATGCCCGTAGAAACGAGTTCGTGTTTAGAAAAGGCCCAATCTTCACGAACGTCCTCTTCGTAGACGAGATCAACAGGCTGCCGCCGAAGACGCAGTCAGCACTGCTCGAGGCGATGCAGGAACTGCAAGTAACGGTTGAAGGGGTAACGTATAGCTTACCCAAGCCCTTCCTAGTAATCGCGACCATGAACCCCATAGAGATCGAAGGCACGTTTCCGCTCTCAGAAGCCCAGGTGGACAGGTTCCTGGCAAAGATCAGCATAGGCTACCCGCCGGTAGAAGACACCGTGGCGATACTTGACAACTACTACGAGATAACGGACTTATCCAACGTAAAGCCCGTCCTAAACGCCGAGGACATCTCCAGCCTGGTGGAGGCCGTTAAAAAGGTATACGTCGAAAGGAACATCCTGAAGTACATAGCCTACATCGTCGAAGCCACGCGGAAACACCCGTGGGTTAAACTCGGTGCGTCCCCGAGAGGCGCTATAGCTCTTTACAAGCTGTCTAAGTCCATAGCGTTCATGAGGGGCAGGGACTACGTTACGCCAGACGACCTGAAGTACGTCGCCAAGGCAGCGCTCTCTCACAGGATAATCCTCAAGCCGGAAGCCAAGATCTCGGGCATCGCGCCTGAAAGCGTAATAGACGACGTGTTGGAGAAGGTCGAAGTACCTTGA